The Fusarium poae strain DAOMC 252244 chromosome 2, whole genome shotgun sequence nucleotide sequence AAAAAATCGAATCGCAAACCGAAATAACAGAAATTGCAAAGGCGCGATGAACACAGCCATTGCCGTAAAACAATAATTTTGTGCGGTAGTAAGGAAAACAAGATGCGTTTGGTATCAATTAATCAACACAACGATGATCAAGCAGGGCTGTGCAGTGTGATAAGTTGGGCTGCGAATGCTCGGGGGGGTAGGGACGCAAAGACCACAAGGCCTTGCAAACACAGACATGAGGGTGTTAATTCAATCACATCTGGTGAAACATACCAACTTCATCCTGTCCACCTTGTCCTGATCCGTCGGGGTGAGCTCCTGGTTGGTGGTGATGCATCGGTTGACCCATGCTACCGAGTGAAGGCTTGCCCATGGAGGCGGGACTAGGTCCCATGGGTCCAGGGCCGCCTGGCATCCCTGATGGTCCGCTGGGGCCTGACATGTGTGCCGCCCCGGGATGTGGGGAAGCTTGAACCTGCTTTCGCTGGTTCATCTTTGCCATGCGTCGGACTCGTCGACTACGGAGTCGGGGGTCCTGATTGCTGTTGCGCCAGCTGTCCACGGCTCGCTGGATGAGGCCTCGCTTGCCTCGAAGGGGGATGTTGAGCTCGGCTAGAGCCCAGCCAACACGATTGCAGTCGGTCTCATACATCAGACGGTTACCGCGGTACTGGTCCTTAGGGCAGCAAGCGCGGGGGTAGACACAATTCTCTTGCTTGAACTCGGGGGACAGCTCATCAATGTTAACTGACTCAACGTCGCAGCGAATGGTGTACTCCATCTTGACTCGATCCCTAGAATACTCGAAAGCGATCCACTGGACACCATTGCCGTCCTGTCGAACCACGAGAGGGGTCGTGGCAGGGATGGGTCCAGGGGCTGCGCTGGGGTTGACACCAGGTGTGGTGTTTCCTGGGCTCTGCAGTTGCCCACCGTTTTGAGGGTGATGAGCTTGTTGCATGGGAGAGGATTGTGGCTTCTGGAGTTGGAGAGGCACTTGAGGCTCAATCTTCGGTCGGGGGCTGCCTGTCATTCCCGCGTGTGCGTGCTGCGCAGCATGTTGGGTCATCTGGTTCTGAGGTGCAGTTTGAGACATCATCATGGCGGGCTGAGATGTCATTGACTGTTGAGGGTGGGGCGCATGTTGCGCATACGGCGATGCGGCAGCTTGAGGGGGCATTGTTTGGTACTGGTTTTGAGGTTGATAGTACATGGACTGCTGCATATGCTGTGATGGTGGTTGACCGTAGATGCTTCTGTGCTGATCATGTTGAGAAGGGGATGCGACTGAAGCTGGAGAGTTGGATTGAGGCGTATGATAGGACATTGGGGGATAGGGAGGTCTCGGCATTTGTGCTGCGGCCATCATATCTGAGGTATCTGAACGGCGTCATATTAGCATTGGCATGGCGACGTTCTTCCTGGCATTGGGAAGCTCAAAaaagccaaagaagaaaaagacttACCGGCGGATGTGTATCCGCTTGTGGCACCTGGAGTGCTGTAAGGGCTTGGGTGGTTGTAATAGTTGAGGTTGTCCTGATTGCTGGGCGCTTGACCACTGGCTTGGTAACCTTGAGGGAGCGAATGCGTCGACGAGTACGCGCTttggtgttgctgttgtGGCGGAGGGTGAGGTTGCGCGTGATGCTGCTGGTGAACTACACTCGGGGGTCGCGAGTGTTGTAGATGTTGGGAAGGTGGATGACCCTGTTGCTGGTGCTGTGAATGATGCTGCATAGAGAGAAGACCCATTAGTCAGACATGGACGTGACGTGTAAAAAGATGAAGCTGTCAGGCACGGCCAAAGAAA carries:
- a CDS encoding hypothetical protein (BUSCO:17794at5125), which produces MGLLSMQHHSQHQQQGHPPSQHLQHSRPPSVVHQQHHAQPHPPPQQQHQSAYSSTHSLPQGYQASGQAPSNQDNLNYYNHPSPYSTPGATSGYTSADTSDMMAAAQMPRPPYPPMSYHTPQSNSPASVASPSQHDQHRSIYGQPPSQHMQQSMYYQPQNQYQTMPPQAAASPYAQHAPHPQQSMTSQPAMMMSQTAPQNQMTQHAAQHAHAGMTGSPRPKIEPQVPLQLQKPQSSPMQQAHHPQNGGQLQSPGNTTPGVNPSAAPGPIPATTPLVVRQDGNGVQWIAFEYSRDRVKMEYTIRCDVESVNIDELSPEFKQENCVYPRACCPKDQYRGNRLMYETDCNRVGWALAELNIPLRGKRGLIQRAVDSWRNSNQDPRLRSRRVRRMAKMNQRKQVQASPHPGAAHMSGPSGPSGMPGGPGPMGPSPASMGKPSLGSMGQPMHHHQPGAHPDGSGQGGQDEVGMFHQM